A genomic segment from Gopherus evgoodei ecotype Sinaloan lineage chromosome 6, rGopEvg1_v1.p, whole genome shotgun sequence encodes:
- the LOC115653742 gene encoding granzyme A-like isoform X2 → MALIKGKEYCGGALIKENWVLTAAHCKIDRRSKVVLGAHSLSKKEKEQQTFKIARPISFPCFNNQTKENDIMLLQLQQRAKINRAVKIIKIPNTDTDPKPGTKCQVAGWGITKNQERKPSDILREVNITIIDRKICNDQNHYNYNPMITMNMVCAGDENGGKDSCDGDSGGPLICNGELKGITSFGRAKKCGTPQYPGVYARLTKKHLLWIKQTIGGDID, encoded by the exons ATGGCCCTAATCAAAGGGAAAGAATATTGTGGAGGAGCTTTGATCAAAGAGAACTGGGTGTTAACAGCAGCCCATTGTAAAAT TGATAGAAGAAGCAAAGTTGTTCTTGGAGCTCATTCACtttcaaagaaagagaaagaacaaCAGACTTTTAAGATTGCAAGACCAATTAGCTTCCCATGCTTTAATAATCAGAcaaaagaaaatgacattatgctTCTGCAG CTTCAACAGAGAGCAAAAATTAATAGAGCTGTGAAAATCATTAAGATACCTAACACAGACACTGACCCCAAACCAGGAACAAAGTGCCAAGTAGCAGGATGGGGAATAACTAAGAATCAAGAGCGTAAACCTTCTGATATCCTGAGGGAAGTCAACATCACCATCATCGACAGAAAAATCTGCAATGATCAGAATCACTATAATTATAACCCCATGATAACAATGAACATGGTGTGTGCTGGCGATGAGAATGGAGGAAAAGACTCATGTGAT GGGGATTCTGGTGGTCCTTTGATATGTAACGGTGAATTGAAAGGCATCACCTCCTTTGGCAGGGCAAAGAAGTGCGGTACTCCTCAATACCCTGGTGTCTACGCTCGTCTTACGAAGAAACATCTTCTCTGGATAAAGCAAACCATAGGGGGTGACATAGATTAA
- the LOC115653742 gene encoding granzyme A-like isoform X1, whose amino-acid sequence MGLLFTLSASATIILLVIPIDSCVDIIGGYAVTPHSRPYMALIKGKEYCGGALIKENWVLTAAHCKIDRRSKVVLGAHSLSKKEKEQQTFKIARPISFPCFNNQTKENDIMLLQLQQRAKINRAVKIIKIPNTDTDPKPGTKCQVAGWGITKNQERKPSDILREVNITIIDRKICNDQNHYNYNPMITMNMVCAGDENGGKDSCDGDSGGPLICNGELKGITSFGRAKKCGTPQYPGVYARLTKKHLLWIKQTIGGDID is encoded by the exons ATGGGGCTTCTCTTCACTTTGTCTGCTTCTGCTACCATTATTCTCCTGGTAATTCCAATAG ATTCATGTGTGGACATCATTGGAGGGTATGCAGTGACTCCACATTCAAGACCATATATGGCCCTAATCAAAGGGAAAGAATATTGTGGAGGAGCTTTGATCAAAGAGAACTGGGTGTTAACAGCAGCCCATTGTAAAAT TGATAGAAGAAGCAAAGTTGTTCTTGGAGCTCATTCACtttcaaagaaagagaaagaacaaCAGACTTTTAAGATTGCAAGACCAATTAGCTTCCCATGCTTTAATAATCAGAcaaaagaaaatgacattatgctTCTGCAG CTTCAACAGAGAGCAAAAATTAATAGAGCTGTGAAAATCATTAAGATACCTAACACAGACACTGACCCCAAACCAGGAACAAAGTGCCAAGTAGCAGGATGGGGAATAACTAAGAATCAAGAGCGTAAACCTTCTGATATCCTGAGGGAAGTCAACATCACCATCATCGACAGAAAAATCTGCAATGATCAGAATCACTATAATTATAACCCCATGATAACAATGAACATGGTGTGTGCTGGCGATGAGAATGGAGGAAAAGACTCATGTGAT GGGGATTCTGGTGGTCCTTTGATATGTAACGGTGAATTGAAAGGCATCACCTCCTTTGGCAGGGCAAAGAAGTGCGGTACTCCTCAATACCCTGGTGTCTACGCTCGTCTTACGAAGAAACATCTTCTCTGGATAAAGCAAACCATAGGGGGTGACATAGATTAA